A stretch of DNA from Lycium ferocissimum isolate CSIRO_LF1 chromosome 4, AGI_CSIRO_Lferr_CH_V1, whole genome shotgun sequence:
TGTTAGATCATTTAAAAGTCGTATATTTTGGAGAATTCAACGTAAATACAATaacatttttgaaaaatatgaacattAAAGAGCTCGATCAAGTAtgtgtcatctttttattgcaTGATTTACGCAAAAGTTGTACGTAAAATGTAAAGGAATGTCTAGAGAAATTCACGCGAATCATTCTAGCTATGAGTTAGCTGACAAGTTCCCACTAACTAACTTTTACTTGTTTCCAATTTCAGGACACAATTCACGAGGAAACTGAATTCGATTCTTCTTCTTCGCCATCAGGTGACATTTTCACATGTTCAAGGCCTTTAATAGAAAGAAAACTAAGACCCCAACATGACCAACCTCTGAATTGCCCTCGTTGTGACTCAACACACACAAAATTCTGTTACTACAACAATTACAGCCTTTCTCAGCCAAGGTATTTCTGTAAATCTTGCAGAAGGTACTGGACTAAAGGGGGAACTCTAAGGAATATCCCTGTGGGTGGTGGCTGTAGGAAGAACAAAAAAGTTTCTTCCAAGAAACAGTCTAATGACACTAATGCCCCTCACCAAATACCTAATTACCATAATGCTGGATCATCTAATTCATCTTCTATTTCTAATTACCCTGAAATGGCATTTTCCCACTTCAATAACTTCATGGGAAATAACAATATTAATAATCCTAGTTTCATGCTTCATGAAAACCATGCACCTATTGATTTTATGGAGAGCAAGTATGAAGCTTTGATGGGGACCACtttaaaaaatcaagattttATTGGGAATGTCGATGCTGGAATGATCAACGGATATGGTGAGATGGATAATGTTGGAATCAATGGACCAAATTTTCATGGTGGAATGTGCTCTACATTTGGATTGCCCATGGATGGGAACAACTTTGGGACTATAAATTATGAGGGACAAAATATAACAATGGATGTGAAGCCAAATCCCAAGATTTTGTCACTTGAATGGCATGACCAAGGCTGCTCTAATGCTGGAATTGGGAATAAAGAAACTTTTGGGTATCTCAATGGAGGACTAGGATCTTGGACTGGATTGATGAATAATGGTTATGGTTCATCTGCGACGAATCCATTAGTTTGAATTAAATCAGCAAGACTTATAGTCTAGTGGTATCGATGGCGATGGAATTCAGTGAAAGTTTGTCACGCAATAGAGATTATTAGTAGATGTTGGTTCAATTGTCATTAGTTTAAGTTAAGTCACTTTTGCTTTAGTAACCACTTCTAATTTGGGTTGTAATCTCATGTTGTTGTATCATGAGTTGTTGAGTTTATCTCAGGCATAATTAAGGAATTATTAGGCCTCATGAATTATCCCCTACCTCTACCTAAATTCCTCTGATGCAATGGTGTACTGATTTTGTACTCAACATGTCTTTTTGTGAAGGATTTTCCCTAgtttaattaaagtaattaacATGTTGAGTGTGAATGGATATTGTATTAGCTGTTCAAATTCGACCATGATTTGTTCTTTTGTTCTTACATATTCACAAGTCTTTCGTTATTCCCATTTGTAATTTTGCAAATCCTGGTCAGCTAGCAGTATATAACTAATGCTAGGCTTGTGGAATTCAAAGTTGTAGGCTTGTTGGATTTCATCAGATATCGAGGAAGATATTATATTGTTCTccacttctttttttcttttttgtttttgttttttgaacaTTGTTCTCCACTTTATTATAGGAGTAGTCTATTATTGTCTCTAGTCAAAAAATGTGCTTAGTACTTGGATACGGGAGAATGTACTAGCAATAATTTTGTATCATATTTATTTATGTGCTTACGTCTCTTTGTTTGGTGAatcaattattaatttgaaaCCTTGGACTAGTACTGTGCTGTAAAAGGAGTGGAATTCATAAATAGTCGCTTTCTATTCTCGCAATTAagaaaatcattatcataaaatttaaaattttataattaaaattccAGAACTTCATCATCGAATTTTAATggtgaaatttaaaatttcatgacAATAATTTAGGCTATTTCTACATATCAAAAAGCAGTCCACATAAGGACATGATGAAATCTTCCGTGTATTTTCTAAtgtttgtttgaaaagttcTATCTCTAAAAGAGAAAGAGATTACGAAGTGAAAAATTTATCAATGAGTTTTCTGATGAAGTttattgtaaatattttttctataGTTTCTTTTTATGAGTTGAAGAGGCCGTGGTGCAATTTCAAAAGAATACTTTCAGCTGACACACAAAATTACTAAAACAAAACTTAAAGAAGggcgagactattcaaacactAGGGGTGTaaaaagtaaaccgacaaaccgcaccaaaccgataaaccgagtcaaaccgagaaaaaaattggattagtgattttaactaaaaaaagtcaaaccgaaccaaaccaacccgacattacatgtattcaatttttaaaatattttatacataaaaatatttatttgtaaagtaatttataaatatttcttaaattttttcgtaattttttatctattatcatattgtTCAAGCTTGAAcatagaattttgaatgtcaatatgttttatatcctatggatgttagtaactcaaataaagtccaaaccaaaaccaactcaacactaatcctaacaaaagaaattcaatttaccactaggaatgacaataatgttggatatctattctttagttttgcataattgatttagagagtaaaagtacataacttaagttttttttctttgtcatgtaattaatacttattttagcatgacttagtatttttagattatggtcattttcttgtatggcttgttaattagcaatatttattttaaccgattatattagcttttgttgaatattttaatacaatgtcatcactcttctcacattttgtgttattttcttaagaaacaccttaattatataattgtatcttactaggactaaagaaatatttgaagtaaaagttatatgttttatatcaagactattcccaaaaaaaaaaaccaaaaaacccAAGAAAACCGAACAACCCGAGAAAACCATTGTTGAAAAACTCCGAAAATTTTATTGAAACATCAACTTGGTTTATGTTtaaagtataaattttaaaacccgaaAACCTACACTTTATatcattggtttggtttttttaCTTTCCATGGTTTGGTAATAGAAAATAGTTAAAAAAATTGTACACCAAATTAATTTCTACTCACAGCCAATGTTTTTACTTCTGCAATGATTCTACTAGAAAACACCTTTTATCATACACATTGTACAACCAGAACACTCTCCAAAATTGTCCAATATTGAAACATCAACTTCCTGTTACATATGTTTAAAGACACTAATACTATAAATACATTAAGGTAAATCCTTAATTGAAAACCTACACTTTATATCATTATACTTTCCATTTGCTGGTATTTTTTACTTTCCATGTATGCCATTTTGGTAATAGAAAATAGAAAGTTACAAACAGCAATCAATTTTTTCAATTGTACGCCAAATTAATTTCGTACTCACAGCCAATGTTTTTACTTCTGCAATGATTCTACTAGAAAACACCTTTTATCGATAGGTAACCATTGTTACAATATGGCCAaaaaattcataggcaactcATATAGATATGAAATAAAAACATAGACttgtaatttctttttcttttctttgaaaattcATGTTAGAGGTTGCATTTTTTCTATTAGTCTTTTCGTAGTAAAGAAAGAGGATCTAAGTAAAAGTAGGATCTTGAAGGTttgtctcttttaaaatcaagaaaacagaAGTACTCTTTACCCTTggtttatattattttttgcaTGAATATCAAAGTTTTACTTTCCCTATTGACttattgaatgaaaaaagaaCACACAAGTGACAACCCATGATGGCTATATTGTTGAATAATCATCTATATGCGGATAGAATTCAGAAACTAATTGTCTTAGTCACAACTCACAAGACTTCACCCATTAATCATCTCGCTAAGCTAAAGCtctattatttccaattttgcaGTATATCCATATCCCAATGTTcgttagttttattttcattcataatcAAAAGAACATTAGTTCTTTTGCCTTTTATGTATTAGATCGTTGGTGATTCACGAAGTATTTAACAACGGGAAGTAGTTATTTTCCTTACCGGGTTGCAAACTGATTTTCAGTATACCAACTTGGATTGAGTTAATAACTCAAGCTGAAAGTCTTCTAAAGTGGAACTTCATTATTTTGTTTGCAAATAAGCAGGGGAGACAATTACTGTGGAttccttcaattcctggaacTGCAATTTTTGCAGTTTGTTCATgtctcaattaaaaaaaatatatatatggatcttTCTATTGTCAATTTTTTCGCTACATTAGCAATGGGGAGTATTAAATGGTTGTCATCTTCCTAGCAAGTTAGGAAAGAAAAATCCTATTCGCGTGCAGAATGAATCAGCTATGAATGGTAAATTGTTGAAAGCTGCAATCTAAATGCACAGGAccaaataagtaagaaatggaGGCAAGGATACAAACACCCTCTTATACCAGCTGTATGTGTCTGTCTGTAAAATGTTTATGTTACGTTTATCAAGCACTCAACTTTATCGACATAAATTTGCTGCCTGGATCAGGAGTGGTGGTGAAGTGTTAAGAGCCAAAAAGATCTAGCAGTATAATTGTACTTGTACATCCCGTTAAGACACATCAGAAAACATGAAGGTCCATGCTTTCAGGATTTTCAACGAATGCAACAACACTGCttcaatttgaaaaagaagaactAGCTGAAACATACACTCCACTGCAGAACACTATCGATAATGGTATCCGGAGGACCCCAAGAAAAGTAATagagcaagaaagaaaggatcATGAGTCGCATCTCGCACACAAAAGCAGAGACAGATCGCCTTAACTGTATGAGCGTATGTTCACTGTCAAAAGCACCGCCATCTTTTAGATAAAGCCTTAACTGATTGGTGATTACCATCGGACGATTGTACGAGCTTACTTTCATATATTTACGAAAACAACAGTGAATTTGCAGTACTATAGATCTAACCTTTGCTAGCCTCCCATGTATGAGCATCACATAGTCGGTTTTAAACCAAATGAAGGATAAGTTGAGTAAATGGTGAACCCTCTAAACATTGAATTCGATAGGACAAAACCCGCATAGAGCAAATGGATATTGACAATCTATATAATCAACTCCAAGCTTTTGAATTAAGATGCAGTTGATTAATTGAAGTATATCCTTTCTCGCTAAGTTTATACTGCATAAACCTTTTAATCCATGCAGATTGGGAAATATTACGCATTAAGGTTGTAAAACATCCATTCAATAAAGAATGGAAACAGCTCAGCAACACATCGGACAGTAACCTAGGAATCGCTATCCGAGGGGTATAGAACGGTTCCATGCTCCATTTCGGTTACTAAAAAGTACAAGGCTGAAAGTTAGAAGTACACATAACCCCATATTACAACAGAGTAAAGAGAAAGAGGTCCAGCAGTTCTACTGAAAATAAACAGAGGAGACGAGAAAAAACAGGGGGTTCTCAACAAGAGTCACTAGCCTCACATAAATATCCTAATTAATTAGATACACAGCTAAAATGTCCAACTAAGAAACTACAACATTTATTATCTCAGCTACGATGAAGAACCAACCATGGAGCTTACCTTTTTCAAGAAGCCTTTCACCTCGCTTTCCAACTTGGCTCTCATCTCAGGGGAAATATTATCACCAGCCTTCTCAAGCATAGTTGTCATTGCCTCCAGATTCTGTTTTATGACGACAAGATCAGGTCCCTCACCATTTGAAGGTACTGCTCCAGAAAGTGCAACTGCGGGCGGAAAAGAATGTGACGCCTGCGTGGTATTAGAAGTTGAAACATGACGGAGGCGATAACTGACAAGGGCAGGTCCAAACGGGTTTCTGCTTTGCAAATTCCGCAAGGCTTCTATAGCATCACTATCCTTTACAAAGACAACCTGGGCAGTGGAATCATTTAGGTACTGAGTTTTTGATTCCTCTAATGGACCATAACTGGAAAAGCAAGCAGTGATATATTCTTTAGAAGGCACTGAGGAACCCAATGCAAAGTTTAGCAGAAGAGTGTTATGATCTCCATTGGGATTCGGTATCCCAATAGCAGCGGATTTAGTAGTTCTCCTCCTTTTACGCTTGGGTTTATCTTGAACTGTGATTGAACTCAATCCTGTGAACTCCTTTCCCTTCAAGGTCGGATCCGCGATCTGTCCATTCAAATCTGGTAGAGCTGAAGAATTATTCTGAATATTTGATGTTTTCtccttccttttccttttcttgccTTCAGCTTTCGCAGACGAAACCAGACCCGTGATGTGTGAATTATTGGGTAATGAGCTGCATGCAGCATGACTTACATTGACATTTGGTTGTCCAGATAAAAGTTCAGCATTCAGGAGGGAAGTGGCCCCCTGTACCCCCAACATGTTAACTGGTTGCGGACTACCTTCCAAGGGAAATGAGCCGGTGTTGCTTTTGCTGACATCTGGCAGATTCCCAGAAACCAACTCGtccttcttcctcctcctcctcttagGTTCAAGTTTACCTTGAGTAGGGGCAGGACCTATAACCTGCATATTTTCAACTGACAAGCCCGCGTTATTTCCATTCAAGTCTGGTAGTCCACCCAATACCCCAATCTCATTATAAACATCAGCTGCAGTTGCtgccttctttttctttccgcGACCTGTTCCTTTTTTGAGTGCATCAGGTCCGGTCTCTACAGAATCAATAAGGGCAGAGCCATTCATATTGGGACCAGTTGCATTTCTgtcttcacttttctttctacTTCTCTTCTTGGGAAGAACATTTGGAGGAGGCCCTTCTACTTGCAGATCATTAACTCCATAGGCCAAAATATTATCAGACTCGAAAGTTTCTTCACACCCTAAAGTAGTTTCCTTATATTCATCCATCTGAACTTCAGGATCTCTGAATGTTCTAAAACTTAGGTAAAAATCCTGGATTGGAATGGAACACGTGCTTTGACTAGGAAAGAAGCAATCAAGAGCTGTCAGATGGAGTTCTTGGAGCATTTCTGCTGAAGAGGCAGCAGTAAAATCTGTATTATTACAAACGCCATTGTCAACAACAGATTTCCTCGATTTCCTTAGCGAGTTCTTGTTGCTGCCGTTACCAATTGGAGTGGATACCATAGATGGACTGGAAGAGCTCTTTACTCCTCCAAGAGAAGCTTCCTCGGGATCTTCAGTTTCATCTTCTCCCTGGCCAAGTGAATTCTTACGGCCCCAACTGTTTACATAAGGATATGACAGGTACTTGCTCTTCTTCCGCTCTCTCGACTCAAaacctttttcagaatttcCGCCGGCACTTCCATTCGCAATCGGTGAACAGGATATCATGCTTCTCATTCCTCTAGGAGATTCCAATGAGCCAGACAGCCCCATCTCAGCCATTTTACAATCATCAGAAGAAAGCTTGTCCAGATCTTCATTGGTAGCATTATCTTTGACATTATTTGTTGGCCTGAGTTTATACAAAGGCAATTGCTTATGGCCTATTGAACTGTAAAAGGCCAATAGGCAATTCTCAGTAACTGTAAACTCAATACTACCTGGGCTACGAAGATCCAAAGCACGTAATCTAATGAATTCGAGAAAGTTTGAAGGCTCAAATTGGGATGCCGAAAAAACACTACCCCCACTCCCGTCTTCCTTTGATGGGAAATTTTGAGCAGCTACTTGGTTTTCTTTGGAAAAACAAGAACAGGTCATCTTCTGTTTTACACGCCTACCAAACTCGCCCAAAGCCTTCTCTATTGCACCATAAAAGCTTTTAGACTTATTCTGGCATGACATCAGTCCAAAATACTCTATAAAGGGCTTTAACTGGAACGCCTGGCACCAAACAGAATTAGAGTTACCAAAATGCTTAACAAAGAAACCGTTCCTTTTATCACACTTTCCAGCATCTTTCGATGCATGCGGATCACAAATCATTCCCGGCCACCACAAGTCAGTCTTGATTTTTACCCATACTAAGTCACCCACAGCAAAATTGTGTTCTTGATTATCACTGACATCTCCTTCCGCTTCATTTTTCACAGAAAGCATGTAATCTGAACCACTAACGCCCAACATTTGCCCATCTTTATAGCTTGAATTATGGACTGGGTACATTCCATCCAATGGACCAAATACATCCACTGTCAGAGAAATACCATCTCCAGAAACATCTATCTTTCTCGGAGAACCATTTGCGTGCACATTTGACGCGTCAATCGTTTCCACAGCATCAATCATACCAACTTTCTTAACCTCGTTATCCTGGGACTCATTAAATATATCCACTGTCAGAGAAATACCATTTCCAGAAACTCCTATCTTTCCCTGAGAATCATTTGAGTGCACATTTGacgtgtcaattgtttccacaGCATCAACCATACCAACTTTCTCAAACCCATTATCCTGAGACTCATTAAGTTCAGCATCCAATCCCGCAACTCGTacatcaccatcatcatttaTTTTGTTAGTTTCTGGAATTATTGCCCCTACCTCTTCAGTTTCATGTTTCAAAGTCCCTCCTTCCATCAGATTCTCCAGGCCAAGTGCCTCTAAGTCAATAGTATCATCCACATCTCCAAACTTGTTTTCATCCTCAACTCCCGCAAGATCGTTATAATCGTGCAAATTTGCAAGCTTATTCTCACTCTCCACTGTCCCCTGCCCATTCACTAGTAGCTTCTGCTCTGTATTAACACCCTCtaaatcattattatcatcCACACTTGCAAACTTCTCAACACCCTCTAAATCATTATCGCCATCCACATCTGCTAACTTCTCAACACTCTCTAAATCATTATTCCCATCCACATTTGCTAACTTCTCAACACCTTCTAAAACATTATTGCCATCCACATCTGCTAACTTCTCAACACCCTCTAAATCATTATTCCCATCCACATTTGCTAACTTCTCAACACCCTCTAAAGCATTATTACCATCCACATTTGGTAACTTCTCAACACCTTCTAAATCATTATTACCATCCACATTTGCTAACTTCTCAACGCCCTCTGCATCATTATTATCGTCCACATTTGCTAACTTCTCAACACCCTCTAAATCATTATTGTCATCCACATTTGCTAACTCCTCCTCCCTCAggactccctccggatcaactTCATCATATCCATCTACCAACTTCTGCTCAAACTCGACTCCCACCAACTCAACGTTATCATCCCCATTTGCTATATTCTTGTCCACATTAGCACTTTCACCACCATAACATTCACTTAATGGAACCTCTGTGACCAACTCAGAACCAGCATAACTCTCACTTAAGCTAGAAAGAGCAGAAAACTCTTCTAGGGTTTTACCATCTTGGTTTTGACTTTGAACTGGCTTGTAATCTACAGAACCCTCCACTAGGGTTTCAGAGATATTCTGGGTTTCCATTACAAGAAAGAACCTTAAAGGTCTCAACTTTATCCAAATCAGCAGTTACCCATCACTTCATATCTGGTTTAAAACAGAAAACAGCAACAATtaatcacaaaacaaaaaaaaacattcatacacatatttccaccaaaaataacaaataaagaGGCAGACAATTAACaataatccaaaaaaaaaaaaaagaacagagGAAACTCTTAAACCAAACTAAAGATATGAACTTTAGTACAAAACAAACCAAGATACCATCAAGAATAACCTAATTAGTACAAAAGAGattaaagaacaagaacaaCCTAAGTACCTGAAAGAACAACTTCAAGAACTTAGAAAAAGGTTAAAGAGATCTGGTTATAACAAAGcaagtgaaaaggaaaaaaggggtATGTGATATCCACCTTCTTTCTCTGTTCTTGTTTTGTAACGGTGTAACTAGCAAGTAGCAAGTGTCTCTCAGCTTTGAAACTCAACAATTAAAGgaaagttttttattttgtggGCTGTGAGAGTTACCATCAAACTGGGTTTTTTTGGTTAAATCTAAGAGAGTACAAGAGTGATCCTTAGTTAGTGAGTCGGTGGTACAAGTGTTTAAGAGCTTTACTTTAGCCTAAAAAGTGTCATTAAAGTGGTTTAAGTACTTCTTAGTATTTCTAGTAATTATACTTATCAACTAAAAAGGACAATTTTGcttttggaattggattccttcTCTTTAAAGCttagatatttttatttctctcCTGGTacttttaggggtcgtttggtttgcATTATACACGACAAATGTATATAAGTTAGTCTTATGTTTCATGTGATTGTGACGTGATACTTGatagattatttttttctatatctAGTAAGTTGATAATTTAAATATCGTATATGACAagtttaaaatcacaagattcaaagaatattccaaagacattgcacgcatctttaatttaggaccacGAGATTTAAaagtctctttttatttcttaaactgtGTGCTCAGTCAAATTAAgatacttaaattgagacagagagagtatttttttcttttcaacctttttttttcaaaaaaataaaaaccgtAGGAACATTTTAACTCTGGACTTACTGTTTTACCATTAATGTTAATACttattaattacaaaaatatcaTGATTGGTTTCAAATTACAAACTTAAATTTTGTACCCCAGTAAATATtttcacataaaataaaatggatcATCCTATCCATATTGTTTGTGTTTTAAAGTAAATTGTTATTTTTAACGTCTTCTTAATTAATAGTATTTCTCTAATTATAGAAGGAAGTGTAGATTTGACAATAATGTAATAAATGAATTCTTACTTTTTAAAATgctaaatattttgaaataaatttaacTGAAGGGCAGATAGACCGCCCACCCAGTATCGCTAATGGGTGATATTTGGAATTGGAAGTAAAAACattaatattcatataattatcCGTGTCTTATAATCTTTATTGTATAACTAGCTAGTCAAGAACTAAACTACTTCTAGTGTTTTAGCTGTCTAAAATTATAGCTTTTGAGTTTTAATCAAGGTTTATATCGATAGTAGTTGTGGCAATTCGATTCCCATTATTgtctttattttcctttcccTTTCCTTTTGTCGATCGTCTATATCTAAAActcattttaataaaaaaattcatatatatatatatatatccacgtGGTCTTTGACATATATGATCGCGTGCAACATCTACATCACACGTGGTCTTCGCATGTAATATCCACGTACCACGGGGCTAGAAAagttttttcaatatttccaccGTACCTTTCGCATCAGATTGTACTTTGATTTTTCTCTAACCATTTTTTATCGCTTTTTTCATAGCTTTCCTAATTGCAAAAATAATCACAACTTTTCCAATGAACTGAATAGGAGAACCATGCGCATGAAGCACAACTTCGATAATGCATTTGCCACAACATTTGAAGGATCAATCAACTTATTATTAAAGTATCATAAActtatagattttaaaatatacCACAAGATTATGACAATCAAGTCAAGTAATCTAACAAAATCTGAACAATTTTTAGGTAAATCAATATTAACCTTCCACCATAAAGAAAAGtcaataatattatcaatatGCTGCCAATTAACAGGGCTTAATTAGTTTCCACACTTTTGTGATTCAGGGCAAgcaaacaacatatatatgatCAAGAGATTCATTTTCTAATCAACATCTTTTACTATTATTATAATTAGTTCTCTTTCTGATCAAATTATTTACGGTCAAGTAGCACACATGTTGTAAGGAAatgtttttacttatttttaatgCCCAAGGCCCGTAATAAATCTAAAAAAACTTTCGAATAAACATGATAACTCGCTCTAGCAATATTCCCTTTACAGCCAGGTCACTAATAATAACAAAACCACTTGGGTTACATTTTAGCATTAACATTTGTTTTTAGTAgccatatttatttttttggggtgggggtggcgGGGTGGAGGGGGGCATAGTACTGGAGTCCTTTGCTTCCTCAACATATGCACACAAAAGCTAAATATCTACTCTTGCAGCTATTCCTAATCATGTCATGCAAGTGTTCAACCTTCCTAAAATTGTGattaacataatatagataagaTTCAGAGGAATTTTAGCTAGGGAGCAACCGTTGACAAGAGAAAATGATGACATTATTAGCTTGGAGATTCAAGActaaggccccgtttggacatggtttgaaaccatgtttggacatgcaatttggatattttaagttgtattttttcttatagacacgaaaaccccacaaattgtgaaaactatcaaaacattcgcattcttatacaatcttaccaaa
This window harbors:
- the LOC132052451 gene encoding dof zinc finger protein DOF5.6-like codes for the protein MGITSLQVCMDSSNWLQDTIHEETEFDSSSSPSGDIFTCSRPLIERKLRPQHDQPLNCPRCDSTHTKFCYYNNYSLSQPRYFCKSCRRYWTKGGTLRNIPVGGGCRKNKKVSSKKQSNDTNAPHQIPNYHNAGSSNSSSISNYPEMAFSHFNNFMGNNNINNPSFMLHENHAPIDFMESKYEALMGTTLKNQDFIGNVDAGMINGYGEMDNVGINGPNFHGGMCSTFGLPMDGNNFGTINYEGQNITMDVKPNPKILSLEWHDQGCSNAGIGNKETFGYLNGGLGSWTGLMNNGYGSSATNPLV
- the LOC132052452 gene encoding uncharacterized protein LOC132052452 codes for the protein METQNISETLVEGSVDYKPVQSQNQDGKTLEEFSALSSLSESYAGSELVTEVPLSECYGGESANVDKNIANGDDNVELVGVEFEQKLVDGYDEVDPEGVLREEELANVDDNNDLEGVEKLANVDDNNDAEGVEKLANVDGNNDLEGVEKLPNVDGNNALEGVEKLANVDGNNDLEGVEKLADVDGNNVLEGVEKLANVDGNNDLESVEKLADVDGDNDLEGVEKFASVDDNNDLEGVNTEQKLLVNGQGTVESENKLANLHDYNDLAGVEDENKFGDVDDTIDLEALGLENLMEGGTLKHETEEVGAIIPETNKINDDGDVRVAGLDAELNESQDNGFEKVGMVDAVETIDTSNVHSNDSQGKIGVSGNGISLTVDIFNESQDNEVKKVGMIDAVETIDASNVHANGSPRKIDVSGDGISLTVDVFGPLDGMYPVHNSSYKDGQMLGVSGSDYMLSVKNEAEGDVSDNQEHNFAVGDLVWVKIKTDLWWPGMICDPHASKDAGKCDKRNGFFVKHFGNSNSVWCQAFQLKPFIEYFGLMSCQNKSKSFYGAIEKALGEFGRRVKQKMTCSCFSKENQVAAQNFPSKEDGSGGSVFSASQFEPSNFLEFIRLRALDLRSPGSIEFTVTENCLLAFYSSIGHKQLPLYKLRPTNNVKDNATNEDLDKLSSDDCKMAEMGLSGSLESPRGMRSMISCSPIANGSAGGNSEKGFESRERKKSKYLSYPYVNSWGRKNSLGQGEDETEDPEEASLGGVKSSSSPSMVSTPIGNGSNKNSLRKSRKSVVDNGVCNNTDFTAASSAEMLQELHLTALDCFFPSQSTCSIPIQDFYLSFRTFRDPEVQMDEYKETTLGCEETFESDNILAYGVNDLQVEGPPPNVLPKKRSRKKSEDRNATGPNMNGSALIDSVETGPDALKKGTGRGKKKKAATAADVYNEIGVLGGLPDLNGNNAGLSVENMQVIGPAPTQGKLEPKRRRRKKDELVSGNLPDVSKSNTGSFPLEGSPQPVNMLGVQGATSLLNAELLSGQPNVNVSHAACSSLPNNSHITGLVSSAKAEGKKRKRKEKTSNIQNNSSALPDLNGQIADPTLKGKEFTGLSSITVQDKPKRKRRRTTKSAAIGIPNPNGDHNTLLLNFALGSSVPSKEYITACFSSYGPLEESKTQYLNDSTAQVVFVKDSDAIEALRNLQSRNPFGPALVSYRLRHVSTSNTTQASHSFPPAVALSGAVPSNGEGPDLVVIKQNLEAMTTMLEKAGDNISPEMRAKLESEVKGFLKKVSSMVGSSS